One segment of Tetrapisispora phaffii CBS 4417 chromosome 1, complete genome DNA contains the following:
- the POA1 gene encoding ADP-ribose 1''-phosphate phosphatase (similar to Saccharomyces cerevisiae POA1 (YBR022W); ancestral locus Anc_3.222), translating to MNNIRYYKGNILNAVKHPRIIIQSCNCNGSWGGGIAYQLATHYPRAEDMYVRICSQYNNALLGKCVLIPSYEDENQLIACLFTSSFGGASHDTSSDILKYTKLALLQLNKMIRTDDLLIDKEISSTIETMTDDIRKPLSKYSLEMPKINSGIFGVPWEKSEAILKEFEAELEFVVYEL from the coding sequence atgaataatataagATATTATAAAGGTAACATTTTAAATGCTGTGAAGCATCCtagaataataattcagtCATGTAATTGTAATGGTTCTTGGGGTGGAGGAATTGCATATCAATTAGCTACACATTATCCAAGAGCTGAGGATATGTATGTGAGGATATGCTCACAATATAACAATGCATTACTTGGAAAATGTGTCTTAATCCCTAGCtatgaagatgaaaatcAGCTCATCGCCTGTTTATTCACTTCATCGTTCGGAGGAGCAAGTCATGATACTTCAAGTGATATCCTTAAATACACAAAATTAGCATTGcttcaattgaataaaatgaTTCGAActgatgatttattaattgataaGGAAATTAGTAGTACTATTGAAACAATGACAGATGATATTCGTAAACCTTTATCCAAATATTCTTTAGAAATGCCAAAGATAAATAGCGGTATATTTGGCGTTCCTTGGGAAAAATCAGAAGCCATACTAAAAGAATTCGAAGCTGAATTAGAATTTGTGGTTTATGAACTCTaa